In one window of Verrucomicrobiota bacterium DNA:
- a CDS encoding class I SAM-dependent methyltransferase gives MPSSRPNTIPTVIHLIRQFNPKSILDVGVGFGKWGHLFREYTDINEAEKDPARYQRRNWRVRIDGIEGHADYLTPMHRYLYNNIFVGDARALMKKLPPYDLVFIGDVIEHFTKPAGFQLLRAALKKARKAVIVTTPKYETWQEDLCGNELERHRSLWAAKDFHQFDNATVKVIDRATLLAVIVKASVPVPVCTPPMPMNQTNTRRLQKCREALVRLIPTSVPFILVDDEQLRTELPHTRLIPFLEKNGNYWGPPEDDAIAIRELERLRKSGAQYIAFAWPAFWWLEHYTGFQKHLCERCCRVVKEDWLVVFTLQN, from the coding sequence ATGCCAAGCAGTCGTCCCAACACAATTCCGACCGTCATCCATCTGATTCGCCAATTCAACCCTAAGTCAATTTTGGATGTCGGCGTGGGTTTCGGCAAATGGGGCCACCTGTTTCGGGAATACACCGACATCAACGAAGCTGAGAAAGATCCCGCGCGATACCAGCGCCGAAATTGGCGCGTGCGGATTGATGGTATTGAAGGGCATGCCGATTATCTGACGCCGATGCACCGCTATCTCTATAACAACATTTTTGTGGGCGACGCGCGCGCGCTGATGAAAAAACTTCCTCCATACGACCTCGTGTTCATTGGCGATGTGATCGAACACTTCACAAAGCCAGCAGGGTTCCAGTTGTTACGCGCGGCGCTGAAGAAAGCCCGGAAGGCCGTCATCGTCACTACACCGAAATACGAAACCTGGCAGGAGGATTTGTGCGGCAATGAACTAGAGCGACATCGCAGCTTATGGGCAGCGAAGGATTTTCATCAATTCGACAATGCAACGGTGAAAGTAATCGACCGTGCGACGTTACTGGCAGTGATCGTGAAAGCCAGCGTGCCGGTGCCAGTCTGTACGCCACCGATGCCGATGAACCAAACCAACACCCGTCGCTTGCAAAAATGCCGCGAGGCATTGGTCCGACTGATTCCAACCTCGGTGCCGTTCATACTTGTGGATGACGAGCAACTGCGCACAGAATTGCCACACACACGCTTGATTCCTTTTCTGGAAAAAAACGGAAACTATTGGGGTCCACCAGAAGATGATGCGATTGCGATCCGCGAGCTGGAGCGATTGCGCAAGTCCGGCGCGCAATACATTGCTTTTGCCTGGCCGGCGTTTTGGTGGCTTGAGCACTACACCGGGTTTCAGAAACATTTGTGCGAAAGATGTTGCCGCGTCGTGAAAGAGGACTGGCTCGTGGTTTTCACGTTGCAAAATTGA